Proteins encoded in a region of the Perca fluviatilis chromosome 8, GENO_Pfluv_1.0, whole genome shotgun sequence genome:
- the ctsh gene encoding pro-cathepsin H, giving the protein MMNTNLLLFALLSAASAFHLSSERDEFHFKSWMAQHNRVYSMKEYYERLQIFTENKRRIDKHNEGNHTFTMALNQFSDMTFSEFRKSFLWSEPQNCSATKGNYFSSNGPHPDSIDWRKKGNYVTDVKNQGGCGSCWTFSTTGCLESVTAISSGKLVPLSEQQLVDCAQDFNNHGCNGGLPSQAFEYIMYNKGLMTEEDYPYTAFEGTCAYKPELAVAFVKEVMNITAYDEMGMVDAVATRNPVSLAFEVTSDFMHYSQGVYTSTKCHKTTDKVNHAVLAVGYGQDSGTPYWIVKNSWGSGWGIGGYFLIERGKNMCGLAACSSFPVV; this is encoded by the exons ATGATGAACACtaatttgcttttgtttgcTTTGCTGTCGGCAGCTTCAGCTTTTCACCTGTCATCTGAACGAG ACGAGTTTCACTTCAAGTCATGGATGGCACAG CACAACAGAGTGTACAGCATGAAGGAGTACTACGAGAGACTCCAGATATTCACTGAGAACAAGAGGAGGATTGACAAACACAATGAAGGAAATCACACATTCACAA TGGCGCTGAACCAGTTTTCAGACATGACATTTAGTGAATTTCGAAAGTCTTTCCTCTGGTCTGAGCCACAG AACTGCTCTGCTACCAAGGGGAACTACTTCAGCAGCAACGGCCCACACCCAGACTCCATCGActggagaaagaaaggaaactATGTGACAGATGTAAAGAACCAG GGGGGTTGTGGTAGCTGCTGGACTTTTTCCACAACCGGCTGTCTGGAGTCTGTTACCGCCATCAGCAGTGGGAAGCTTGTACCACTG TCAGAACAACAGCTGGTAGACTGCGCTCAGGACTTCAACAACCATGGATGTAACGG CGGCCTTCCCAGTCAAGCATTTGAATACATTATGTACAACAAGGGACTGATGACAGAGGAGGACTACCCATATACAGCTTTT GAAGGTACTTGTGCATATAAACCCGAACTAGCAGTTGCTTTTGTGAAGGAGGTGATGAACATAACCGCG TACGACGAGATGGGGATGGTGGACGCTGTCGCTACACGCAATCCTGTCAGCTTGGCCTTTGAGGTGACCTCTGACTTCATGCATTACTCCCAGGGCGTGTACACCAG CACTAAATGCCACAAGACCACAGACAAGGTTAACCATGCTGTGTTAGCAGTCGGGTATGGACAGGATAGTGGCACTCCTTACTGGATAGTTAAGAACTCATGGGGATCTGGCTGGGGGATTGGCGG ATATTTCCTCATTGAGCGTGGGAAGAACATGTGTGGACTTGCTGCCTGCTCTTCTTTCCCAGTGGTGTGA
- the blm gene encoding Bloom syndrome protein homolog isoform X1, translated as MSSLPQNNLKEQLARHSNAAQSKLSLAKPKTGAFSFKKKSSGTTKVEVPTKVISPNVLANRNVNVPNSLVTKSPLAFSNKLERPQNSKINNFFPVSSKGKSDSISPAGNCAPAGQTPSAVSAIKVTTAPTKSDNQFTKDNGGNSTSLDSYLGFPVDDWDDLDDFETPVRATNDSFSSEISGKSIKPVSSFSEEKTQFSLVTPELSNSFANKKDPSGSEKSCMETDELEYSVDKAAVSPGPSLNQEPAEFEVSPIKRTRRRPPPPAYLKSVMSDSEEDNSDLHEPFKGRTDDKKKWIDPKVIQLEDNSEPEDDLDYIPPSPIPDEICYTTSALETRLKSVDAESRDIPVQSKRPITTLNQPSDHLSKDKTNEQLFSIMQSICSLVDSIPEHEVIALACGNELLLKRAQRKRILATGGCGLLRMQQPDSTMISEPSFKEKTSFSCDMSSVLSSSSSVLLDSKKPAQTGRFSVISVDYDSDHSDSIINMQPLHSKSSATYMKNQSPSTHSLTNPSFNFSQKTSRDLDGSDLFFSPKNPETVVQNKCNTPAASTAAEDLEPDDFYIDDFDIDDLNDSDIPDYFDGPPNSSTVTKTAKEGGPSKFSWEKKPTTPAPTPKPSKISSPEPNFRNPAHDRFRGFNFPHSQEMMKIFHKRFGLHQFRFNQLEAINATILAEDTFVLMPTGGGKSLCYQLPACVLPGVTVVISPLKSLIVDQVQKLTTLDIPATSLSGAKSDSEAGRIYMQLSRKEPIIKLLYVTPEKVSASNKLISAMQNLYERGLLARFVIDEAHCVSQWGHDFRPDYKRLHELRQKFPNVPMMALTATATPRVQKDILNQLNMTRPQVFTMSFNRTNLKYAVLPKKPKKVDEDCISWIKKYYPCDSGIIYCLSRNDCDAMAESLQRARILALSYHAGLSDGDRERVQSQWINQDGCQVICATIAFGMGIDKPDVRYVIHASLPKSVEGYYQESGRAGRDGEISHCILFYSYADVHRIKRIINLDKEGDRHTKATHFNNLHSMVHFCENMMECRRIQLLAYFGEMKFNKSFCKDHADVSCDNCAKPNQYKMRNVTEDVKKIVKFVQENCEKVGARFGKTAQQNRLTLNMLVDIFVGSKSAKVQTGMFGMGGAYSRHNADRLFKKLVLDNILVEDLYVTNNGQTVVYISAGSKAMAVLSGHMQVEFYETESASSVRKHKAAVAHISQREEKVQECLKELTDLCKQLGKAFGIHYYNIFSTATLKKISEKLSSDPEVLLQIDGVTEDKLEKYGAEVIQVLQKYSEWQLPEEEQTDNGGDGWIDTAQGRTYGDDGDNTESSTYFRSKPAQGQKRKKAPFFNYSKKKKTSGNSKGRGYSSNKSWSSSSSRGAGQGSRSSAGDASAGRRPGFLTVPTPQTNQRPFLKPAFSHLG; from the exons ATGTCTAGTCTTCCACAAAATAACTTGAAGGAGCAGCTGGCGAGGCACAGCAATGCCGCTCAGAGCAAGTTGTCTCTGGCTAAACCCAAAACGGG GGCCTTTTCTTTCAAAAAGAAGTCATCAGGTACAACCAAGGTGGAAGTCCCGACCAAGGTAATTAGCCCTAATGTTTTGGCAAACAGGAATGTCAATGTTCCTAACAGTTTGGTGACTAAATCTCCTTTGGCATTTTCAAACAAGCTTGAGAGACCTCAAAATTCCAAAATCAACAACTTCTTCCCTGTAAGTTCAAAAGGCAAGTCAGACTCCATCAGCCCAGCAGGTAACTGTGCTCCTGCAGGCCAGACTCCTTCAGCAGTGTCTGCTATTAAGGTGACGACAGCTCCAACTAAATCTGACAACCAGTTTACTAAAGACAATGGAGGCAATTCCACAAGTCTGGATTCATATCTTGGATTCCCGGTGGATGACTGGGATGATTTGGATGACTTTGAAACTCCTGTCAGAGCAACAAATGACTCATTCAGTTCAGAAATATCTGGGAAGAGCATCAAGCCAGTGTCATCTTTTAgtgaagaaaaaacacaattcTCTCTTGTGACACCAGAGTTGAGCAACAGTTTTGCAAACAAAAAGGATCCTTCCGGAAGTGAAAAATCTTGTATGGAAACAGATGAACTGGAATACAGTGTTGACAAAGCTGCAGTTTCACCAGGACCTAGTTTGAATCAGGAGCCGGCAGAGTTTGAGGTTTCTCCAATTAAAAGGACCCGAAGAcggcctcctcctcctgcttaTCTGAAGTCTGTCATGAGTGATAGTGAAGAGGACAACAGTGATCTGCATGAGCCTTTTAAAGGACGGACAG aCGATAAGAAAAAATGGATTGACCCAAAGGTAATACAGCTTGAGGACAACTCAGAGCCTGAAGATGACCTAGATTACATTCCCCCTTCTCCGATCCCTGATGAAATCTGTTATACTACCTCTGCATTGGAGACCAG attgAAATCAGTTGATGCTGAAAGCAGAGATATTCCTGTGCAATCAAAGAGACCCATCACAACACTAAATCAACCCTCTGATCACCTctcaaaagacaaaacaa ATGAGCAACTCTTCAGTATCATGCAGTCCATTTGTTCGCTGGTTGATTCCATCCCTGAACATGAAGTGATAGCTCTGGCCTGTGGAAATGAGCTTTTGCTGAAGAGGGCTCAAAG GAAGAGGATTCTTGCAACTGGTGGTTGCGGTTTATTGAGGATGCAGCAGCCAGACAGCACTATGATTTCTGAACCGAGCTTTAAAGAAAAAACTTCTTTTAGCTGTGATATGTCCAGTGTTCTGTCATCCAGCAGCTCTGTGCTCCTGGACTCCAAGAAGCCTGCTCAGACCGGGAGATTTTCAGTCATCTCTGTGGACTATGACTCTGATCACTCTGACAGTATTATTAACATGCAGCCCTTGCACAGTAAGAGCAGCGCGACATATATGAAGAATCAGAGTCCGTCAACCCACAGCCTCACAAATCCATCTTTTAATTTCTCTCAGAAAACAAGCAGAGACCTGGATGGTTCAGATCTCTTCTTTTCTCCCAAAAATCCAGAGACTGTTGTTCAGAACAAATGTAATACCCCAGCAGCCAGTACAGCTGCGGAAGACCTAGAACCAGATGACTTTTACATTGACGACTTTGACATAGATGACCTAAATGACTCCGATATCCCAGATTACTTTGACGGACCCCCAAACTCCAGCACTGTGACTAAAACGGCGAAAGAGGGGGGACCAAGCAAGTTTTCGTGGGAGAAGAAACCAACAACACCTGCTCCCACACCCAAGCCTTCAAAGATCTCCTCTCCTG AACCCAACTTCAGAAACCCAGCCCACGATCGCTTCAGAGGGTTCAACTTCCCCCACTCACAGGAGATGATGAAGATTTTTCACAAGCGTTTTGGTCTTCATCAATTCAGGTTCAATCAACTAGAAGCAATTAATGCAACAATTCTGGCAGAAGACACGTTTGTGTTGATGCCCACAG GTGGAGGTAAAAGCCTGTGCTACCAGCTGCCTGCCTGCGTGTTACCAGGCGTCACTGTGGTCATCTCCCCACTCAAATCTCTTATTGTAGACCAGGTCCAGAAACTCACTACACTGGAT ATCCCAGCAACAAGCCTGTCTGGTGCTAAAAGTGACAGTGAAGCAGGGAGGATTTATATGCAGCTCTCTAGGAAAGAGCCCATCATTAAACTTCTCTATGTCACTCCAGAAAAG GTGAGTGCAAGTAACAAGCTGATCTCCGCCATGCAGAACCTGTACGAGCGAGGCCTTTTGGCCCGCTTTGTCATAGATGAGGCCCACTGTGTCAGTCAG TGGGGTCACGATTTCCGTCCCGACTACAAGAGGTTGCATGAACTGCGTCAGAAGTTCCCTAACGTGCCGATGATGGCCCTGACAGCCACTGCCACTCCCCGTGTTCAGAAAGACATCctcaaccagctgaatatgactCGGCCGCAGGT GTTCACCATGAGTTTCAACAGAACAAACCTGAAGTACGCTGTCCTGCCCAAGAAACCCAAAAAGGTTGACGAGGACTGCATCAGCTGGATCAAGAAGTACTACCCAT GTGACTCTGGCATCATATACTGCCTGTCCCGTAATGACTGTGATGCCATGGCTGAGAGTCTGCAGAGAGCGCGGATATTAGCTCTGTCGTATCACGCAGGCCTGAGTGACGGTGACAGAGAACGTGTGCAGAGCCAGTGGATCAACCAGGACGGCTGCCAG GTCATATGTGCCACAATAGCTTTTGGCATGGGCATTGACAAGCCAGATGTTCGCTACGTGATCCACGCCAGTCTGCCTAAGTCAGTGGAGGGTTACTACCAGGAGTCTGGGAGAGCtggaagagatggagagatctCTCACTGTATTCTCTTCTACTCCTACGCTGACGTCCACCGCATCAAGAGGATTATCAACC TGGACAAAGAAGGTGACCGACACACCAAGGCGACTCATTTCAACAACTTACACAGCATGGTGCACTTCTGTGAGAACATGATGGAGTGCAGAAGAATTCAGCTGCTCGCATACTTTGGGGAGATGAAGTTCAACAAAAGCTTCTGTAAGGACCATGCAGACGTCAGCTGTGACAACTGTGCCAAACCCAAC CAATACAAGATGAGAAATGTCACCGAAGATGTGAAGAAGATTGTGAAGTTTGTCCAGGAGAACTGCGAGAAAGTTGGAGCAAGGTTTGGCAAGACTGCTCAGCAAAACCGACTGACGCTGAATATGTTGGTGGACATCTTTGTAG GGTCTAAGTCTGCCAAGGTACAGACAGGAATGTTTGGGATGGGAGGAGCCTACTCTAGGCATAATGCTGACCGTCTCTTCAAAAAACTGGTGCTGGACAACATCCTGGTGGAGGATCTCTACGTCACTAACAACGGCCAAACTGTGGTGTATATCTCTGCTGGATCCAAAGCCATGGCCGTTCTTTCTGGACACATGCAG GTGGAGTTCTATGAGACAGAGAGCGCGTCTAGCGTCAGGAAACATAAAGCCGCTGTGGCTCATATCTcccagagagaagagaaagttCAGGAGTGTCTGAAGGAGCTGACGGATCTGTGCAAGCAGCTGGGGAAAGCGTTTGGCATTCACTATTACAACATCTTCTCCACTGCCACCTTGAAAAAGATATCTG AGAAGCTTTCTTCAGACCCCGAAGTCCTCCTACAAATTGATGGTGTGACAGAAGACAAACTGGAGAAGTATGGAGCTGAAGTCATTCAGGTCCTACAGAAATACTCTGAGTGGCAGCTGCCTG AAGAGGAACAGACTGACAATGGTGGAGATGGGTGGATAGACACGGCACAGGGCCGCACGTATGGAGATGACGGGGACAACACAGAGTCTTCCACGTACTTCCGTAGTAAGCCTGCACAGGgacagaagagaaagaaagctCCATTCTTCAACTAttccaagaagaaaaaaacaagtggCAACTCTAAAGG TCGTGGCTACAGCAGCAATAAATCGTGGTCATCGTCCAGCTCCAGAGGTGCAGGCCAGGGGTCCAGGAGCTCAGCAGGAGACGCGTCAGCAGGCAGGAGGCCGGGCTTCCTGACAGTCCCAACCCCTCAAACCAACCAGCGACCCTTCTTGAAGCCAGCCTTTTCACACTTGGGCTAG
- the blm gene encoding Bloom syndrome protein homolog isoform X2 codes for MSSLPQNNLKEQLARHSNAAQSKLSLAKPKTGAFSFKKKSSGTTKVEVPTKLERPQNSKINNFFPVSSKGKSDSISPAGNCAPAGQTPSAVSAIKVTTAPTKSDNQFTKDNGGNSTSLDSYLGFPVDDWDDLDDFETPVRATNDSFSSEISGKSIKPVSSFSEEKTQFSLVTPELSNSFANKKDPSGSEKSCMETDELEYSVDKAAVSPGPSLNQEPAEFEVSPIKRTRRRPPPPAYLKSVMSDSEEDNSDLHEPFKGRTDDKKKWIDPKVIQLEDNSEPEDDLDYIPPSPIPDEICYTTSALETRLKSVDAESRDIPVQSKRPITTLNQPSDHLSKDKTNEQLFSIMQSICSLVDSIPEHEVIALACGNELLLKRAQRKRILATGGCGLLRMQQPDSTMISEPSFKEKTSFSCDMSSVLSSSSSVLLDSKKPAQTGRFSVISVDYDSDHSDSIINMQPLHSKSSATYMKNQSPSTHSLTNPSFNFSQKTSRDLDGSDLFFSPKNPETVVQNKCNTPAASTAAEDLEPDDFYIDDFDIDDLNDSDIPDYFDGPPNSSTVTKTAKEGGPSKFSWEKKPTTPAPTPKPSKISSPEPNFRNPAHDRFRGFNFPHSQEMMKIFHKRFGLHQFRFNQLEAINATILAEDTFVLMPTGGGKSLCYQLPACVLPGVTVVISPLKSLIVDQVQKLTTLDIPATSLSGAKSDSEAGRIYMQLSRKEPIIKLLYVTPEKVSASNKLISAMQNLYERGLLARFVIDEAHCVSQWGHDFRPDYKRLHELRQKFPNVPMMALTATATPRVQKDILNQLNMTRPQVFTMSFNRTNLKYAVLPKKPKKVDEDCISWIKKYYPCDSGIIYCLSRNDCDAMAESLQRARILALSYHAGLSDGDRERVQSQWINQDGCQVICATIAFGMGIDKPDVRYVIHASLPKSVEGYYQESGRAGRDGEISHCILFYSYADVHRIKRIINLDKEGDRHTKATHFNNLHSMVHFCENMMECRRIQLLAYFGEMKFNKSFCKDHADVSCDNCAKPNQYKMRNVTEDVKKIVKFVQENCEKVGARFGKTAQQNRLTLNMLVDIFVGSKSAKVQTGMFGMGGAYSRHNADRLFKKLVLDNILVEDLYVTNNGQTVVYISAGSKAMAVLSGHMQVEFYETESASSVRKHKAAVAHISQREEKVQECLKELTDLCKQLGKAFGIHYYNIFSTATLKKISEKLSSDPEVLLQIDGVTEDKLEKYGAEVIQVLQKYSEWQLPEEEQTDNGGDGWIDTAQGRTYGDDGDNTESSTYFRSKPAQGQKRKKAPFFNYSKKKKTSGNSKGRGYSSNKSWSSSSSRGAGQGSRSSAGDASAGRRPGFLTVPTPQTNQRPFLKPAFSHLG; via the exons ATGTCTAGTCTTCCACAAAATAACTTGAAGGAGCAGCTGGCGAGGCACAGCAATGCCGCTCAGAGCAAGTTGTCTCTGGCTAAACCCAAAACGGG GGCCTTTTCTTTCAAAAAGAAGTCATCAGGTACAACCAAGGTGGAAGTCCCGACCAAG CTTGAGAGACCTCAAAATTCCAAAATCAACAACTTCTTCCCTGTAAGTTCAAAAGGCAAGTCAGACTCCATCAGCCCAGCAGGTAACTGTGCTCCTGCAGGCCAGACTCCTTCAGCAGTGTCTGCTATTAAGGTGACGACAGCTCCAACTAAATCTGACAACCAGTTTACTAAAGACAATGGAGGCAATTCCACAAGTCTGGATTCATATCTTGGATTCCCGGTGGATGACTGGGATGATTTGGATGACTTTGAAACTCCTGTCAGAGCAACAAATGACTCATTCAGTTCAGAAATATCTGGGAAGAGCATCAAGCCAGTGTCATCTTTTAgtgaagaaaaaacacaattcTCTCTTGTGACACCAGAGTTGAGCAACAGTTTTGCAAACAAAAAGGATCCTTCCGGAAGTGAAAAATCTTGTATGGAAACAGATGAACTGGAATACAGTGTTGACAAAGCTGCAGTTTCACCAGGACCTAGTTTGAATCAGGAGCCGGCAGAGTTTGAGGTTTCTCCAATTAAAAGGACCCGAAGAcggcctcctcctcctgcttaTCTGAAGTCTGTCATGAGTGATAGTGAAGAGGACAACAGTGATCTGCATGAGCCTTTTAAAGGACGGACAG aCGATAAGAAAAAATGGATTGACCCAAAGGTAATACAGCTTGAGGACAACTCAGAGCCTGAAGATGACCTAGATTACATTCCCCCTTCTCCGATCCCTGATGAAATCTGTTATACTACCTCTGCATTGGAGACCAG attgAAATCAGTTGATGCTGAAAGCAGAGATATTCCTGTGCAATCAAAGAGACCCATCACAACACTAAATCAACCCTCTGATCACCTctcaaaagacaaaacaa ATGAGCAACTCTTCAGTATCATGCAGTCCATTTGTTCGCTGGTTGATTCCATCCCTGAACATGAAGTGATAGCTCTGGCCTGTGGAAATGAGCTTTTGCTGAAGAGGGCTCAAAG GAAGAGGATTCTTGCAACTGGTGGTTGCGGTTTATTGAGGATGCAGCAGCCAGACAGCACTATGATTTCTGAACCGAGCTTTAAAGAAAAAACTTCTTTTAGCTGTGATATGTCCAGTGTTCTGTCATCCAGCAGCTCTGTGCTCCTGGACTCCAAGAAGCCTGCTCAGACCGGGAGATTTTCAGTCATCTCTGTGGACTATGACTCTGATCACTCTGACAGTATTATTAACATGCAGCCCTTGCACAGTAAGAGCAGCGCGACATATATGAAGAATCAGAGTCCGTCAACCCACAGCCTCACAAATCCATCTTTTAATTTCTCTCAGAAAACAAGCAGAGACCTGGATGGTTCAGATCTCTTCTTTTCTCCCAAAAATCCAGAGACTGTTGTTCAGAACAAATGTAATACCCCAGCAGCCAGTACAGCTGCGGAAGACCTAGAACCAGATGACTTTTACATTGACGACTTTGACATAGATGACCTAAATGACTCCGATATCCCAGATTACTTTGACGGACCCCCAAACTCCAGCACTGTGACTAAAACGGCGAAAGAGGGGGGACCAAGCAAGTTTTCGTGGGAGAAGAAACCAACAACACCTGCTCCCACACCCAAGCCTTCAAAGATCTCCTCTCCTG AACCCAACTTCAGAAACCCAGCCCACGATCGCTTCAGAGGGTTCAACTTCCCCCACTCACAGGAGATGATGAAGATTTTTCACAAGCGTTTTGGTCTTCATCAATTCAGGTTCAATCAACTAGAAGCAATTAATGCAACAATTCTGGCAGAAGACACGTTTGTGTTGATGCCCACAG GTGGAGGTAAAAGCCTGTGCTACCAGCTGCCTGCCTGCGTGTTACCAGGCGTCACTGTGGTCATCTCCCCACTCAAATCTCTTATTGTAGACCAGGTCCAGAAACTCACTACACTGGAT ATCCCAGCAACAAGCCTGTCTGGTGCTAAAAGTGACAGTGAAGCAGGGAGGATTTATATGCAGCTCTCTAGGAAAGAGCCCATCATTAAACTTCTCTATGTCACTCCAGAAAAG GTGAGTGCAAGTAACAAGCTGATCTCCGCCATGCAGAACCTGTACGAGCGAGGCCTTTTGGCCCGCTTTGTCATAGATGAGGCCCACTGTGTCAGTCAG TGGGGTCACGATTTCCGTCCCGACTACAAGAGGTTGCATGAACTGCGTCAGAAGTTCCCTAACGTGCCGATGATGGCCCTGACAGCCACTGCCACTCCCCGTGTTCAGAAAGACATCctcaaccagctgaatatgactCGGCCGCAGGT GTTCACCATGAGTTTCAACAGAACAAACCTGAAGTACGCTGTCCTGCCCAAGAAACCCAAAAAGGTTGACGAGGACTGCATCAGCTGGATCAAGAAGTACTACCCAT GTGACTCTGGCATCATATACTGCCTGTCCCGTAATGACTGTGATGCCATGGCTGAGAGTCTGCAGAGAGCGCGGATATTAGCTCTGTCGTATCACGCAGGCCTGAGTGACGGTGACAGAGAACGTGTGCAGAGCCAGTGGATCAACCAGGACGGCTGCCAG GTCATATGTGCCACAATAGCTTTTGGCATGGGCATTGACAAGCCAGATGTTCGCTACGTGATCCACGCCAGTCTGCCTAAGTCAGTGGAGGGTTACTACCAGGAGTCTGGGAGAGCtggaagagatggagagatctCTCACTGTATTCTCTTCTACTCCTACGCTGACGTCCACCGCATCAAGAGGATTATCAACC TGGACAAAGAAGGTGACCGACACACCAAGGCGACTCATTTCAACAACTTACACAGCATGGTGCACTTCTGTGAGAACATGATGGAGTGCAGAAGAATTCAGCTGCTCGCATACTTTGGGGAGATGAAGTTCAACAAAAGCTTCTGTAAGGACCATGCAGACGTCAGCTGTGACAACTGTGCCAAACCCAAC CAATACAAGATGAGAAATGTCACCGAAGATGTGAAGAAGATTGTGAAGTTTGTCCAGGAGAACTGCGAGAAAGTTGGAGCAAGGTTTGGCAAGACTGCTCAGCAAAACCGACTGACGCTGAATATGTTGGTGGACATCTTTGTAG GGTCTAAGTCTGCCAAGGTACAGACAGGAATGTTTGGGATGGGAGGAGCCTACTCTAGGCATAATGCTGACCGTCTCTTCAAAAAACTGGTGCTGGACAACATCCTGGTGGAGGATCTCTACGTCACTAACAACGGCCAAACTGTGGTGTATATCTCTGCTGGATCCAAAGCCATGGCCGTTCTTTCTGGACACATGCAG GTGGAGTTCTATGAGACAGAGAGCGCGTCTAGCGTCAGGAAACATAAAGCCGCTGTGGCTCATATCTcccagagagaagagaaagttCAGGAGTGTCTGAAGGAGCTGACGGATCTGTGCAAGCAGCTGGGGAAAGCGTTTGGCATTCACTATTACAACATCTTCTCCACTGCCACCTTGAAAAAGATATCTG AGAAGCTTTCTTCAGACCCCGAAGTCCTCCTACAAATTGATGGTGTGACAGAAGACAAACTGGAGAAGTATGGAGCTGAAGTCATTCAGGTCCTACAGAAATACTCTGAGTGGCAGCTGCCTG AAGAGGAACAGACTGACAATGGTGGAGATGGGTGGATAGACACGGCACAGGGCCGCACGTATGGAGATGACGGGGACAACACAGAGTCTTCCACGTACTTCCGTAGTAAGCCTGCACAGGgacagaagagaaagaaagctCCATTCTTCAACTAttccaagaagaaaaaaacaagtggCAACTCTAAAGG TCGTGGCTACAGCAGCAATAAATCGTGGTCATCGTCCAGCTCCAGAGGTGCAGGCCAGGGGTCCAGGAGCTCAGCAGGAGACGCGTCAGCAGGCAGGAGGCCGGGCTTCCTGACAGTCCCAACCCCTCAAACCAACCAGCGACCCTTCTTGAAGCCAGCCTTTTCACACTTGGGCTAG